Genomic window (Candidatus Nitrosocosmicus franklandus):
TGGTCCGATAATGGTATCTCATGCTAACGTCCAGGGATTGACTGTAACCAATGGAAAAAGGATCGTATTAGATAAACTAGGTATGGAAGGATTTGATGTAGGATCTATTAGCGTTTATGGAAAGGATGACTCTTCGAGTCCAGATTCTACATATGGTGGTTCTATCGAATTTCAGGTACTTAGCGGTGACTATTCTCAATCAGTATTATATTTTATGCCTTTAGTAATGGTAGTTGGTGTTGGTGGAATAGTAATAGGTCTGCTAATTTGGAAGAAACGGCGTTAGAATGAATGTACATAACAAGGAACTTAGTGTTAATGATATTCTGCTTTTAATTCGCAATACATATTCCGAATAGAATAAAATACCGTATGTGTGGTAAATGAATTCTTTTTTCAATAGTAATATTGCTTTTGTATTGTTCTCCTCTCCTTTCATTCTTTTCCTTCATTCCTCTGTTACTTTTGTCGTCTCCTCCTCTCTCTCTCTCTCTCTCTCTCTCTCTCTCCTCTCCCTCCGTTATCGTCATCTCTGCATAATATTTGCACATGTTTGTTAGGTTACAGTGATTACATTTAGGTCTCTTCGGTAGACAAATATTTTGACCGTATCTTACAAATGTCGAATTTAGCTTAATCCAATACTTTTTATCTACATACTTGGTCATTTCTCTTTCTGTTTCTTGGGGTGTTTTTGTATTAACAAGACCCAATCTGTTAGAGATCCTATGAACATGTGTATCTACAGGTATAGCCGATTTTTGAAAAGCATAAACCAATACACAATTGGCGGTTTTTCTTCCAACACCAGGTAGTTTTAGTAATTCTTCTTCATTATCTGGCACTTTCCCTTGAAATTTCTCCTCTATAATTCTAGCAACTTCTTTTATTCTAATTGCTTTGACATTGTAAAAACCCACACAAGATATTTCCTCTTTAATATCTTCTGGATCTGCTTTTGAGATATCTTTAGCTCCCTTAAATCTTTTAAATAATCTTATTATTGCTTTTGTTGTGTTTTCATCTCTTGTTCTAGAGGAAAGAATCGTACCAATGAGGATTTTGAATGGATCGCCACCTTCATTTTTGTGCAAATCTTCTAAAGCGGTCAACCGTAAAAAATCGTTAGCGTTTAATGCACTCTCCATCCTGTCAATTAAACGTGACAGATCGTGCATTCTTAGCTATTATTGTCTCTTCTTTATTCTTGCTCTTCCTGTCTTTCTTGGTGAAATGTTGCCTACTTTAGCACCAGGTGGAGTATTTCTTCCAACAGATGATGGGTGACCAATATGTTGGTGTCTTCCTCCACCATGTGGGTGATAAACAGCTGCTTGAGCGATTCCTCTAACCACAGGATATAGTCTTCCTCTTGATTGCATGTATTTAGCTTTATTTCCTGCTTTAAGGAATGGTTTTTCTCCCTTGCCTCCTCCTGCAATGATTCCAATCATTGCACGACATCTTGGATTCATGTCTAGAATCTTACCCGAGGGGAACTTTACTTTTACACTATCAAATGAGTGTGAAAACACTATAGCTGATGATCCGGCGGCTTTAATCATTTTTCCACCATCACCATAGTTTCTTTCTATATTACAAACTACAGTTCCATCAGGAATCGAACCAAGGTCAAGAATATTTTTAGGGTTGGGTTTAGCTCCTCTTCCCATCTCAATCTTATTTCCTACAGCTGTACCTTCTGTAGCCGGAAGATATGAATAATTATTGTCATCAAATTTAATTTTAGCAACTGGTGCATCTCTTCCTCGTTCATGAATTAAATCCATTACTGTGCCATTATGAAGTTCATTGATTTCAAAATTAGGATACTTAGTGGGGGCTATTTTTCCAGTTATGATTGCTCTGAATTGCTTGCCCCCTCTACCTCTTCTTCGTACTAACGTCCTTTTTCCCAATTAAATCTATATACCGATCTAAGAGCCCCGCTATTAAATTTATTCTTGTTCATCAAGACAAAGATCCGAATGTTCGTCTATGTTGTAATAACGAAATTAAACACATTCATCCGAAATACCTTTATTTTGAAGAATAATCTTGAACAGTTACACATTTCATAGATAATAAAGTTATAAGGAGTCATGACGTTATGTATTGTAATCATGAGCCAAAACACCATATCACTAAAAGTGCTTGAAGCCTATACCCGAGATGTAGGTCGTGGTGTTGCTAGAATCGATTATGATTCTATGGATGCTTTAAGCGCTTCTACGGGTGATGTAGTGGAAATAAGAGGTAAACGCAAAACAGTTGCAAAATGCTTGCCTCTTTATCCTTCAGATGAGGGTAAGGGTATCATACGAGTTGATGGTCTGGTCAGAAATAATGCTGGTGTAGCCATTGGTGACACCGTGATTGTCCGAAAGATTAAAGCAGTGCCTGCAGAAAAAGTAATTGTAGCACCATTAGAAGCTATTCCACCAATTGACGAACGATATCTCGCTGATGCTCTAGAAAGTGTACCGTTAATAAAAGGTGATAACGTGATGGTGCCATACTTTGGTGGTAGACTTACTTTTCAAGTAATAGGAGTAACCCCAGGTCCTGGTGTTGACGCTGTTTTAGTCACACAAAAAACTGTATTTCATATAGCTGAGCGTGGAGAAACGCTCCGTGGAGTGCCACAAGTAACCTACGAGGATATTGGAGGTTTAAAGGAAGAAGCCCAGAAGGTTCGAGAAATGATAGAACTTCCACTCAGACATCCTGAAATATTTGAGAAATTGGGTATAGAGGCACCCAAGGGAGTATTGCTATATGGTCCGCCGGGTACTGGTAAAACACTGCTGGCAAAGGCTGTAGCAAATGAAAGTAATGCTCACTTTGTGAGTATCTCGGGTCCAGAAATAATGAGTAAATTCTACGGTGAATCGGAAGCAAGATTACGTGAAATATTCAAAGAAACCAAAGAAAAGGCCCCGTCTATCATGTTTATAGATGAAATAGACTCTATTACTCCAAAGCGTGAAGAAGTAACGGGAGAAGTTGAGAGAAGAGTTGTATCTCAATTACTATCATTAATGGATGGATTAGAAGCAAGAGGTAAAGT
Coding sequences:
- a CDS encoding 50S ribosomal protein L2, with amino-acid sequence MGKRTLVRRRGRGGKQFRAIITGKIAPTKYPNFEINELHNGTVMDLIHERGRDAPVAKIKFDDNNYSYLPATEGTAVGNKIEMGRGAKPNPKNILDLGSIPDGTVVCNIERNYGDGGKMIKAAGSSAIVFSHSFDSVKVKFPSGKILDMNPRCRAMIGIIAGGGKGEKPFLKAGNKAKYMQSRGRLYPVVRGIAQAAVYHPHGGGRHQHIGHPSSVGRNTPPGAKVGNISPRKTGRARIKKRQ